A genome region from Amblyraja radiata isolate CabotCenter1 chromosome 2, sAmbRad1.1.pri, whole genome shotgun sequence includes the following:
- the id4 gene encoding DNA-binding protein inhibitor ID-4 yields MKAAGDVPSLKKAASCGEMALRCLSDHSLSIGRCKAEEDPLDLQYDMKDCYSKLKQLVPTIPPNKKVSKVEILQHVIDYILDLQLALETHPALVRAQTAIGCPRAPLTALNTEQSGSKVRRQEDSILCR; encoded by the exons ATGAAGGCGGCGGGTGATGTTCCGTCTCTGAAGAAGGCAGCGAGCTGCGGCGAGATGGCATTGCGCTGCCTGTCGGACCACAGCCTCAGCATCGGCCGCTGCAAGGCGGAAGAGGACCCGCTGGACCTGCAGTACGACATGAAGGATTGCTACTCCAAGCTCAAGCAGTTGGTGCCCACCATCCCGCCGAACAAGAAGGTGAGCAAAGTGGAGATCCTGCAGCATGTCATCGACTACATCTTGGACCTGCAGCTGGCTCTGGAGACGCACCCGGCTCTGGTGAGAGCTCAGACGGCGATCGGCTGCCCCAGGGCGCCGTTAACAGCCCTCAATACCGAACAG AGTGGGTCTAAAGTCAGAAGACAGGAGGACAGTATTTTATGCCGCTGA